Proteins encoded by one window of Epinephelus moara isolate mb chromosome 18, YSFRI_EMoa_1.0, whole genome shotgun sequence:
- the LOC126405019 gene encoding bryoporin-like, which translates to MPETAEAVSATLPTNRNCTIEITNVSGNYCLVNPKVYMSSGFSHHPPQPTVRPSMTEVCSFIKDDNTATGAVGLLTYGLFHMQSRVCSEHVAIMFSVPYDHNLYKNRLAVGVFERSHACDKHLYDQMYDGKDLTGFTRSETHGCGLEYKATYVEVRATMSSIGKAIVKVELYDKMGR; encoded by the exons ATGCCAGAAACTGCAGAAGCTGTGTCAGCCACTCTCCCCACCAACAGAAACTGTACCATAGAAATAACCAACGTCAGCGGTAACTACTGCCTCGTCAACCCAAA GGTGTACATGTCAAGTGGCTTCTCTCACCACCCGCCCCAGCCTACTGTTCGTCCCAGCATGACTGAAGTGTGCTCCTTCATCAAGGACGACAACACTGCCACGGGTGCTGTTGGCCTACTGACCTATGGCCTCTTCCATATGCAGAGCCGGGTTTGCTCCGAGCACGTGGCCATCATGTTCTCTGTGCCCTATGACCACAACCTGTACAAGAACCGGCTGGCCGTGGGTGTGTTCGAGCGTTCCCATGCCTGTGACAAACATCTGTATGACCAGATGTATGATGGGAAAGATCTAACTGGCTTCACCCGCTCCGAGACACATGGCTGCGGGCTTGAATATAAAGCTACATATGTTGAAGTGAGGGCTACCATGTCTTCCATTGGCAAAGCCATTGTTAAAGTGGAGCTCTATGATAAAATGGGTCGTTAG
- the apnl gene encoding actinoporin-like protein, producing MESAEAVAADVDRRRSVVIEISNFTKNYCLINPRVYLENGETYNPPQPTVRPLKAEVCTFSKSKGGATGSIGVMTYDLFERSQNDYIESVAIMFSVPWDYNLYKNWFAVGIYKKGRNCDKDLYKEMYYEKKQTEHGFVREEATGSGINYVGNYLDIKATMSPLEKAIMKVEVWDKLFTPMGQQSY from the exons ATGGAGTCAGCTGAAGCCGTGGCAGCTGatgtagacaggaggagaagtGTTGTCATTGAAATCTCAAATTTCACAAAGAACTACTGTCTCATCAACCCAAG GGTGTACCTTGAGAATGGGGAGACATACAACCCACCTCAGCCCACAGTGCGCCCTCTAAAGGCAGAGGTCTGCACTTTCTCCAAGTCCAAGGGTGGAGCAACTGGCAGCATTGGCGTGATGACCTATGACCTTTTTGAAAGGTCACAGAATGACTACATTGAGTCTGTGGCCATCATGTTCTCAGTTCCCTGGGACTACAACCTCTACAAGAACTGGTTTGCAGTGGGCATCTACAAAAAGGGCCGCAATTGTGACAAGGATTTGTACAAAGAAATGTACTATGAGAAGAAGCAGACAGAGCATGGGTTTGTCAGGGAGGAAGCCACTGGATCAGGAATCAATTATGTGGGCAACTATCTAGATATCAAGGCCACCATGAGTCCCCTGGAGAAAGCCATCATGAAGGTGGAGGTGTGGGATAAGCTTTTCACACCCATGGGCCAGCAGTCATACTAG